A stretch of the Nicotiana tabacum cultivar K326 chromosome 6, ASM71507v2, whole genome shotgun sequence genome encodes the following:
- the LOC142181509 gene encoding uncharacterized protein LOC142181509 codes for MEQRLKNIQGLSGQKSIYYVDLCIFLDVHLPIDFKTPKFEKYDGHRDPIAYLKRYCNQLRGAGEKEELLMAYFRESLVGIASEWYIDQDISLWHIWDDLARDFIRQFQYNRDIAPDRNSLSNLKKKSSESFQEYVVKWRKQAPRVKPPMDETEMVSVFLQAQEADYFQNMMPAMGMLFAEAINIVEMVENGMKTGRILSQSAIRATSQAI; via the coding sequence ATGGAACAAAGACTTAAGAATATACAAGGTTTAAGTGGCCAAAAAAGCATATATTACGTTGATCTATGTATATTCCTGGATGTTCATTTGCCCATCgatttcaagacccccaagttcgaaAAGTATGACGGGCACAGGGACCCCATAGCCTACCTCAAGAgatattgcaatcaactgagaggggcAGGCGAAAAAGAAGAGCTCCTAATGGCTTATTTCAGAGAGAGTCTAGTTGGCATTGCATCCGAGTGGTACATAGATCAAGACATATCTCTTTGGCACATATGGGATGATTTGGCTCGAGATTTCATCAGGCAATTCCAGTACAACAGAGACATAGCTCCAGATAGAAATTCCCTATCAAATCTCAAAAAGAAGTCTTCGGAGAGTTTCCAAGAATATGTTGTTAAGTGGCGCAAACAAGCGCCCAGGGTTAAGCCCCCGATGGATGAGACCGAGATGGTCAGTGTTTTTctacaagcccaagaggctgactacTTCCAGAATATGATGCCTGCAATGGGAATGTTGTTTGCTGAGGCTATCAATATTGTAGAGATGGTCGAGAATGGTATGAAAACAGGTCGTATATTGAGCCAATCTGCTATAAGGGCTACGTCCCAAGCAATTTAG